A genomic window from Mycetohabitans rhizoxinica HKI 454 includes:
- a CDS encoding AraC family transcriptional regulator, producing MLSADIPVLRTDIASHHAPTRGHPIRVRSRPMPASHGFAGHTHPWAQLTYSSRGVLRMTSMNTTWIVPPSRAVYVPPHMPHQVAVIEDAFLRTIYIDGSACPVGLSGCRVVKVSPLMREVIAALDARELPRRREALLCELLLDEMMRSRPLPLGVPLPTEKRPRGLCEAVLVDPAHAQTLEMVAARAGASVRTIARLFRQELGVSFSQWRQQAVLARAIPLLSQGYPLARVARQFGYQSQSAFSAMFRRAFGESPRAFFTRQDGAPGACESQVFEPDEVAGPIGSTWPPAP from the coding sequence ATGCTCTCTGCCGACATTCCGGTCCTGAGGACCGACATTGCGTCGCATCACGCGCCGACCCGCGGTCATCCAATCCGGGTTCGGTCCCGGCCCATGCCAGCCAGTCATGGTTTTGCGGGCCATACGCATCCGTGGGCGCAACTGACCTACTCGTCGCGCGGCGTGTTGCGCATGACCAGTATGAACACCACCTGGATTGTGCCGCCGTCGCGCGCCGTGTATGTGCCGCCGCACATGCCACACCAGGTCGCCGTCATTGAGGACGCGTTCCTGCGCACGATCTATATTGACGGATCCGCGTGTCCGGTGGGGCTCAGCGGATGCCGGGTTGTCAAAGTTTCGCCTTTGATGCGCGAGGTGATTGCGGCGCTCGATGCACGCGAGCTGCCCAGGCGGCGCGAAGCGCTGCTGTGCGAGTTGCTGTTGGACGAAATGATGCGCTCCCGGCCGCTGCCGCTTGGCGTGCCGCTGCCGACCGAGAAGCGCCCGCGGGGGCTGTGCGAGGCCGTGCTGGTCGATCCCGCGCATGCGCAAACGCTCGAGATGGTAGCCGCGCGGGCGGGCGCCAGCGTGCGTACCATTGCACGGTTGTTCCGGCAGGAACTGGGCGTGAGTTTTTCGCAATGGCGACAGCAGGCGGTACTGGCTCGCGCGATCCCGCTGCTCAGCCAAGGGTATCCCCTCGCGCGCGTGGCTCGTCAGTTCGGCTACCAGAGCCAGAGTGCTTTCTCGGCGATGTTTCGTCGCGCGTTTGGCGAGAGCCCCCGTGCATTCTTCACGCGGCAGGACGGCGCGCCCGGTGCGTGCGAATCCCAAGTCTTCGAACCTGACGAGGTAGCCGGGCCGATCGGCTCAACCTGGCCGCCGGCACCGTAG
- a CDS encoding gamma-glutamylcyclotransferase yields MLNVFVYGTLRANEANDIGRAAQRSGLPQPRWLGRGSVKGTLYDLGAYPGLVPDTAAGEVYGDVFEIDETLLPVLDKIEAVFPHHPLEFQRNMIQIQLNGRLLPCQFYPVDAASTVGRTPIKCGDWVAHRQMRDHGAQPGEPDIALSKVVESAA; encoded by the coding sequence ATGCTGAACGTCTTTGTCTACGGAACACTGCGCGCGAATGAGGCCAACGATATTGGCCGCGCCGCCCAACGAAGCGGCCTCCCGCAGCCGCGCTGGTTAGGCCGAGGCAGCGTGAAAGGCACGCTGTACGACCTCGGCGCGTACCCGGGCTTGGTGCCCGATACAGCGGCCGGTGAAGTCTACGGCGACGTGTTCGAAATCGACGAGACGCTGTTACCAGTGTTGGATAAGATCGAGGCGGTATTTCCGCACCATCCGCTCGAATTTCAGCGCAACATGATTCAGATTCAACTCAACGGCAGGCTGTTGCCGTGCCAGTTCTATCCTGTTGATGCAGCTTCGACGGTAGGGCGCACGCCCATCAAATGTGGCGATTGGGTCGCTCACCGCCAGATGCGTGATCACGGTGCTCAGCCGGGCGAGCCGGACATTGCGCTATCTAAGGTGGTCGAGAGCGCGGCGTAG
- a CDS encoding type II toxin-antitoxin system Phd/YefM family antitoxin has translation MRTIHFSDARSNLKTVIDQVVDDADVTLVTRRDAPNAVIMSQDYYDSLMETVHLLRSPANVGHLERSIAQLRKGKATERKLAEDAE, from the coding sequence ATGCGTACAATTCATTTTTCGGATGCACGCAGTAACCTCAAAACCGTGATCGACCAGGTTGTCGACGATGCCGACGTGACGCTCGTCACGCGTCGCGATGCGCCCAATGCTGTCATCATGTCGCAGGATTATTACGACAGCCTGATGGAGACAGTACACCTGCTGCGCTCGCCGGCCAATGTCGGCCACCTCGAGCGCTCGATCGCGCAGCTGCGCAAGGGCAAAGCAACGGAGCGCAAGCTGGCCGAGGATGCTGAGTGA
- a CDS encoding Txe/YoeB family addiction module toxin — MSDRRVLFTPDAWEDYVYWQGQDRKTLKRINQLIREAQRAPFEGIGKPEPLKANLSGFWSRRIDDTNRLVYEADDFQISVISCRYHYQA, encoded by the coding sequence GTGAGCGATCGCCGCGTGCTTTTTACGCCCGACGCATGGGAGGACTACGTCTACTGGCAAGGACAGGACCGCAAGACTCTCAAACGCATCAACCAGCTCATTCGCGAAGCACAGCGTGCGCCGTTCGAGGGGATCGGTAAGCCGGAGCCACTGAAGGCAAACCTCTCCGGCTTCTGGTCCCGCCGCATCGACGACACGAACCGCCTCGTGTATGAGGCAGACGATTTCCAGATCAGCGTCATCTCCTGCCGCTACCACTACCAGGCGTGA